Sequence from the Exiguobacterium aurantiacum genome:
TGTATCGGACGACCGAGCATTTCCTGGACCATTTCGGGTTTAATTCACTCGATGAGTTGCCCCCATTAACGTTTGAAGACGAGCTCACGGACGAAGGCGATTTGTTCTTCGGCCAGCCGTCTGCGATTACGCAAGATAGATTGGAGAATGAATAAATGGAACGTTTACAAAAAGTGATTGCCCAAGCAGGTGTCGCCTCACGGCGTAAAGCCGAAGAAATGATTTTAGATGGACGCGTGCGCGTCAACGGGAAAGTCGTGCGCGAACTCGGGACGAAAGTCGGACCGAAGTCCGAAGTCGAAGTCGATGGCGTCAAAATCGAACAAGAAGAACATGTCTATTACGTCCTCTATAAGCCGAGCGGTTACGTCTCGACGGTCGAAGACGATAAAGGACGGAAAGTCATCACCGATCTCGTCCCACCCGGATCGCGTGTCTTCCCAGTCGGTCGTCTCGACTATAACACGACGGGACTTATCATCTTGACGAATGACGGTGAGTTCTCGAACATGATGACCCATCCGAAATTCAAGATTCCAAAACGTTATGTCGCGAAAGTGAAGAATATTCCTTCGTATATCGCGATCAAACAACTCGAGTCGGGCGTCGAGCTCGATGACGGTTATAAGACGGGAAGCGCCCAAGTGAAGATGAAGACGGTCGACCATAAGAAAAACTCGGCCATCTTAGAGATCGTCATCTCCGAAGGACACAACCGCCAAATCCGCCGCATGCTTGAAGCGGTCGGTTCGGAAGTCATCAAACTGAAGCGCGAACAGTTCGGTTTCTTGACGCTCGACGGTCTCACGACGGGCGAATGGCGTGAACTGTCACGCAAAGAAGTATCGAAGCTGCGTGAGCTTGCCAACCCGACCGTACCACCCGTACAGCGAGGCAAGAAAAAGAAAAAATAACAACTAAAAAATCGTCCTGAGATAGGATGATTTTTTAGTTTGTGGAGATTGTGTGACAAAAAGATGAAAAAAGT
This genomic interval carries:
- a CDS encoding pseudouridine synthase — encoded protein: MERLQKVIAQAGVASRRKAEEMILDGRVRVNGKVVRELGTKVGPKSEVEVDGVKIEQEEHVYYVLYKPSGYVSTVEDDKGRKVITDLVPPGSRVFPVGRLDYNTTGLIILTNDGEFSNMMTHPKFKIPKRYVAKVKNIPSYIAIKQLESGVELDDGYKTGSAQVKMKTVDHKKNSAILEIVISEGHNRQIRRMLEAVGSEVIKLKREQFGFLTLDGLTTGEWRELSRKEVSKLRELANPTVPPVQRGKKKKK